A genomic stretch from Acinonyx jubatus isolate Ajub_Pintada_27869175 chromosome E2, VMU_Ajub_asm_v1.0, whole genome shotgun sequence includes:
- the LOC106974679 gene encoding inactive serine/threonine-protein kinase TEX14-like isoform X1, with the protein MPSPRSRFPVELGSVRDPEAQVGQLHRLAVAGGPGWGLTRLLRRVVQVDGENSAGQTGLFLLALLGHSSAVQLLLTFGANPNHRCLDGSTPVHTGAFSGRRPVVLHLLWAGGDLRLRDQQGRTPRDWAEQGGARQSREVLELLELCRARVAALVHGGALASSVSLGQLQAGSVHHLCGSLWLPRLLRADGAPRQEQTRRPPQIPALGFGQLSSLWPLGLLTGIPLADPKELLPAQGEPDRTYESSSRTLMANLLWRGHPVTARQLKVPGTQPDVLLADLQHCSTLHHPNMLLLMALSPSVDLSGLCLLFEPVWLGSLHVVLHPRGPSQGGPRSVPGLPPGHLLLQVLEALLFLQARWRAHGGLSSHAVQLVRPGLAKVGSLEHGRPLHRCWPPPRPQQGYPRGGPGPGLPPPPELYPWLPLELICGDVPAATSDLYSFCILAQEVFTGELPWAGRKGPEVKAKLEAGESLALDPLVPAPYQALVQAGLGLGPADRWGSLQSTRYLLREAMAQDSTPEVSSRKHWPTRYLSSQGSPPETLYCEVAPRAKTIPRPVPPVMPLGPSPCQVPETPETPGHSRVQRGTAWDSGSSLTPGSLSPSPSFYPGFSPAARVSLHRCLEPSSTDGPAGGGHSRAARWMPTRRQAQPRPHS; encoded by the exons TTGTCCAGGTCGATGGTGAGAACTCTGCTGGGCAGACGGGGCTCTTCCTTTTGGCGCTGCTGGGCCACAGCTCTGCCGTGCAGCTCCTGCTGACCTTCGGCGCCAACCCTAACCA CCGCTGCCTCGATGGCAGCACGCCTGTGCACACAGGTGCCTTCTCGGGCCGCCGCCCGGTGGTGCTGCACCTGTTGTGGGCAGGGGGTGACCTGCGTCTACGTGACCAGCAGGGTCGCACGCCTCGGGACTGGGCAGAGCAGGGTGGTGCCAGGCAGAGCCGGGAG GTGCTGGAGCTGCTAGAGCTATGCCGAGCCCGCGTAGCCGCACTGGTGCATGGCGGTGCGTTGGCATCCAGTGTGTCCCTGGGCCAGCTGCAGGCCGGCTCTGTACACCACCTGTGTGGCTCCCTGTGGTTGCCGCGGCTGCTGCGTGCGGACGG GGCACCGAGGCAGGAGCAGACCAGAAGACCCCCCCAAATCCCAGCCTTGGGGTTTGGCCAG ctgAGCAGCCTGTGGCCACTGGGGCTGCTGACGGGCATACCCCTCGCAGACCCCAAGGAGCTGCTGCCAGCCCAGGGCGAGCCCGACCGCACCTACGAGAGCAGCTCCCGCACCCTCATGGCCAA CCTCCTGTGGAGGGGCCACCCTGTGACAGCTCGGCAGCTGAAGGTACCGGGAACTCAGCCTGATGTGCTGTTGGCCGACCTTCAACACTGCag CACCCTGCACCACCCCAACATGTTGCTGCTGATGGCACTGAGCCCCTCGGTGGACCTGTCAGGACTGTGCCTCCTCTTCGAACCCGTGTGGCTGGGCTCCCTGCACGTGGTGCTGCACCCACGGGGACCCAGTCAGGGAGGGCCCCGCAGTGTGCCAGGCCTGCCGCCCGGCCACCTGCTGCTGCAGGTGCTGGAGGCCCTGCTGTTCCTGCAGGCCCGCTGGCGTGCTCATGGCGGCCTTAGCTCTCATGCCGTGCAGCTGGTACGGCCAGGCCTGGCCAAGGTGGGCAGCCTGGAGCACGGGCGCCCGCTGCACCGATGCTGGCCGCCGCCCAG GCCACAGCAGGGCTACCCCCGgggaggcccaggcccagggctaCCCCCGCCTCCTGAACTGTACCCATGGCTGCCACTTGAGCTCATCTGCGGTGACGTGCCTGCCGCCACCTCAGATCTCTACAGCTTCTGCATCCTGGCCCAGGAGGTCTTCACCG GAGAGCTGCCCTGGGCTGGGAGAAAGGGGCCTGAGGTGAAGGCTAAATTGGAGGCAGGTGAGAGCCTGGCCCTGGATCCCCTGGTACCAGCCCCCTACCAGGCCCTGGTTCAGGCTGGGCTGGGCCTAGGGCCCGCTGACCGCTGGGGCAGCCTGCAGAGTACTCGATACCTGCTGCGGGAGGCCATGGCCCAG gacTCCACTCCTGAGGTGAGCTCCCGGAAGCATTGGCCCACACGGTACCTTTCATCCCAGGGTTCCCCACCAG AGACACTGTACTGTGAGGTGGCTCCCAGAGCCAAGACTATACCCAGGCCTGTGCCCCCTGTGATGCCCCTAGGCCCCTCCCCATGCCAG GTCCCGGAGACTCCTGAGACCCCAGGCCACAGCAGAGTCCAGAGGGGCACAGCCTGGGACTCAGGCAGCAGCTTGACTCCAGGCAgcctgagccccagccccagcttctACCCAGGCTTCAGCCCCGCAGCCAGGGTCAGCCTGCACCGCTGCCTGGAACCCAGCTCAACA GATGGACCTGCTGGAGGAGGTCATAGCAGAGCTGCAAGGTGGATGCCAACTCGGAGACAAGCCCAGCCTCGACCCCACTCCTGA
- the LOC106974679 gene encoding inactive serine/threonine-protein kinase TEX14-like isoform X4 — protein sequence MPSPRSRFPVELGSVRDPEAQVGQLHRLAVAGGPGWGLTRLLRRVVQVDGENSAGQTGLFLLALLGHSSAVQLLLTFGANPNHRCLDGSTPVHTGAFSGRRPVVLHLLWAGGDLRLRDQQGRTPRDWAEQGGARQSREVLELLELCRARVAALVHGGALASSVSLGQLQAGSVHHLCGSLWLPRLLRADGAPRQEQTRRPPQIPALGFGQLSSLWPLGLLTGIPLADPKELLPAQGEPDRTYESSSRTLMANLLWRGHPVTARQLKVPGTQPDVLLADLQHCSTLHHPNMLLLMALSPSVDLSGLCLLFEPVWLGSLHVVLHPRGPSQGGPRSVPGLPPGHLLLQVLEALLFLQARWRAHGGLSSHAVQLVRPGLAKVGSLEHGRPLHRCWPPPRPQQGYPRGGPGPGLPPPPELYPWLPLELICGDVPAATSDLYSFCILAQEVFTGELPWAGRKGPEVKAKLEAGESLALDPLVPAPYQALVQAGLGLGPADRWGSLQSTRYLLREAMAQDSTPEVSSRKHWPTRYLSSQGSPPGPGDS from the exons TTGTCCAGGTCGATGGTGAGAACTCTGCTGGGCAGACGGGGCTCTTCCTTTTGGCGCTGCTGGGCCACAGCTCTGCCGTGCAGCTCCTGCTGACCTTCGGCGCCAACCCTAACCA CCGCTGCCTCGATGGCAGCACGCCTGTGCACACAGGTGCCTTCTCGGGCCGCCGCCCGGTGGTGCTGCACCTGTTGTGGGCAGGGGGTGACCTGCGTCTACGTGACCAGCAGGGTCGCACGCCTCGGGACTGGGCAGAGCAGGGTGGTGCCAGGCAGAGCCGGGAG GTGCTGGAGCTGCTAGAGCTATGCCGAGCCCGCGTAGCCGCACTGGTGCATGGCGGTGCGTTGGCATCCAGTGTGTCCCTGGGCCAGCTGCAGGCCGGCTCTGTACACCACCTGTGTGGCTCCCTGTGGTTGCCGCGGCTGCTGCGTGCGGACGG GGCACCGAGGCAGGAGCAGACCAGAAGACCCCCCCAAATCCCAGCCTTGGGGTTTGGCCAG ctgAGCAGCCTGTGGCCACTGGGGCTGCTGACGGGCATACCCCTCGCAGACCCCAAGGAGCTGCTGCCAGCCCAGGGCGAGCCCGACCGCACCTACGAGAGCAGCTCCCGCACCCTCATGGCCAA CCTCCTGTGGAGGGGCCACCCTGTGACAGCTCGGCAGCTGAAGGTACCGGGAACTCAGCCTGATGTGCTGTTGGCCGACCTTCAACACTGCag CACCCTGCACCACCCCAACATGTTGCTGCTGATGGCACTGAGCCCCTCGGTGGACCTGTCAGGACTGTGCCTCCTCTTCGAACCCGTGTGGCTGGGCTCCCTGCACGTGGTGCTGCACCCACGGGGACCCAGTCAGGGAGGGCCCCGCAGTGTGCCAGGCCTGCCGCCCGGCCACCTGCTGCTGCAGGTGCTGGAGGCCCTGCTGTTCCTGCAGGCCCGCTGGCGTGCTCATGGCGGCCTTAGCTCTCATGCCGTGCAGCTGGTACGGCCAGGCCTGGCCAAGGTGGGCAGCCTGGAGCACGGGCGCCCGCTGCACCGATGCTGGCCGCCGCCCAG GCCACAGCAGGGCTACCCCCGgggaggcccaggcccagggctaCCCCCGCCTCCTGAACTGTACCCATGGCTGCCACTTGAGCTCATCTGCGGTGACGTGCCTGCCGCCACCTCAGATCTCTACAGCTTCTGCATCCTGGCCCAGGAGGTCTTCACCG GAGAGCTGCCCTGGGCTGGGAGAAAGGGGCCTGAGGTGAAGGCTAAATTGGAGGCAGGTGAGAGCCTGGCCCTGGATCCCCTGGTACCAGCCCCCTACCAGGCCCTGGTTCAGGCTGGGCTGGGCCTAGGGCCCGCTGACCGCTGGGGCAGCCTGCAGAGTACTCGATACCTGCTGCGGGAGGCCATGGCCCAG gacTCCACTCCTGAGGTGAGCTCCCGGAAGCATTGGCCCACACGGTACCTTTCATCCCAGGGTTCCCCACCAG GTCCCGGAGACTCCTGA
- the LOC106974679 gene encoding inactive serine/threonine-protein kinase TEX14-like isoform X2 has protein sequence MPSPRSRFPVELGSVRDPEAQVGQLHRLAVAGGPGWGLTRLLRRVVQVDGENSAGQTGLFLLALLGHSSAVQLLLTFGANPNHRCLDGSTPVHTGAFSGRRPVVLHLLWAGGDLRLRDQQGRTPRDWAEQGGARQSREVLELLELCRARVAALVHGGALASSVSLGQLQAGSVHHLCGSLWLPRLLRADGAPRQEQTRRPPQIPALGFGQLSSLWPLGLLTGIPLADPKELLPAQGEPDRTYESSSRTLMANLLWRGHPVTARQLKVPGTQPDVLLADLQHCSTLHHPNMLLLMALSPSVDLSGLCLLFEPVWLGSLHVVLHPRGPSQGGPRSVPGLPPGHLLLQVLEALLFLQARWRAHGGLSSHAVQLVRPGLAKVGSLEHGRPLHRCWPPPRPQQGYPRGGPGPGLPPPPELYPWLPLELICGDVPAATSDLYSFCILAQEVFTGELPWAGRKGPEVKAKLEAGESLALDPLVPAPYQALVQAGLGLGPADRWGSLQSTRYLLREAMAQDSTPEVSSRKHWPTRYLSSQGSPPETLYCEVAPRAKTIPRPVPPVMPLGPSPCQVPETPETPGHSRVQRGTAWDSGSSLTPGSLSPSPSFYPGFSPAARVSLHRCLEPSSTVPSP, from the exons TTGTCCAGGTCGATGGTGAGAACTCTGCTGGGCAGACGGGGCTCTTCCTTTTGGCGCTGCTGGGCCACAGCTCTGCCGTGCAGCTCCTGCTGACCTTCGGCGCCAACCCTAACCA CCGCTGCCTCGATGGCAGCACGCCTGTGCACACAGGTGCCTTCTCGGGCCGCCGCCCGGTGGTGCTGCACCTGTTGTGGGCAGGGGGTGACCTGCGTCTACGTGACCAGCAGGGTCGCACGCCTCGGGACTGGGCAGAGCAGGGTGGTGCCAGGCAGAGCCGGGAG GTGCTGGAGCTGCTAGAGCTATGCCGAGCCCGCGTAGCCGCACTGGTGCATGGCGGTGCGTTGGCATCCAGTGTGTCCCTGGGCCAGCTGCAGGCCGGCTCTGTACACCACCTGTGTGGCTCCCTGTGGTTGCCGCGGCTGCTGCGTGCGGACGG GGCACCGAGGCAGGAGCAGACCAGAAGACCCCCCCAAATCCCAGCCTTGGGGTTTGGCCAG ctgAGCAGCCTGTGGCCACTGGGGCTGCTGACGGGCATACCCCTCGCAGACCCCAAGGAGCTGCTGCCAGCCCAGGGCGAGCCCGACCGCACCTACGAGAGCAGCTCCCGCACCCTCATGGCCAA CCTCCTGTGGAGGGGCCACCCTGTGACAGCTCGGCAGCTGAAGGTACCGGGAACTCAGCCTGATGTGCTGTTGGCCGACCTTCAACACTGCag CACCCTGCACCACCCCAACATGTTGCTGCTGATGGCACTGAGCCCCTCGGTGGACCTGTCAGGACTGTGCCTCCTCTTCGAACCCGTGTGGCTGGGCTCCCTGCACGTGGTGCTGCACCCACGGGGACCCAGTCAGGGAGGGCCCCGCAGTGTGCCAGGCCTGCCGCCCGGCCACCTGCTGCTGCAGGTGCTGGAGGCCCTGCTGTTCCTGCAGGCCCGCTGGCGTGCTCATGGCGGCCTTAGCTCTCATGCCGTGCAGCTGGTACGGCCAGGCCTGGCCAAGGTGGGCAGCCTGGAGCACGGGCGCCCGCTGCACCGATGCTGGCCGCCGCCCAG GCCACAGCAGGGCTACCCCCGgggaggcccaggcccagggctaCCCCCGCCTCCTGAACTGTACCCATGGCTGCCACTTGAGCTCATCTGCGGTGACGTGCCTGCCGCCACCTCAGATCTCTACAGCTTCTGCATCCTGGCCCAGGAGGTCTTCACCG GAGAGCTGCCCTGGGCTGGGAGAAAGGGGCCTGAGGTGAAGGCTAAATTGGAGGCAGGTGAGAGCCTGGCCCTGGATCCCCTGGTACCAGCCCCCTACCAGGCCCTGGTTCAGGCTGGGCTGGGCCTAGGGCCCGCTGACCGCTGGGGCAGCCTGCAGAGTACTCGATACCTGCTGCGGGAGGCCATGGCCCAG gacTCCACTCCTGAGGTGAGCTCCCGGAAGCATTGGCCCACACGGTACCTTTCATCCCAGGGTTCCCCACCAG AGACACTGTACTGTGAGGTGGCTCCCAGAGCCAAGACTATACCCAGGCCTGTGCCCCCTGTGATGCCCCTAGGCCCCTCCCCATGCCAG GTCCCGGAGACTCCTGAGACCCCAGGCCACAGCAGAGTCCAGAGGGGCACAGCCTGGGACTCAGGCAGCAGCTTGACTCCAGGCAgcctgagccccagccccagcttctACCCAGGCTTCAGCCCCGCAGCCAGGGTCAGCCTGCACCGCTGCCTGGAACCCAGCTCAACA GTGCCCAGTCCCTAG
- the LOC106974679 gene encoding inactive serine/threonine-protein kinase TEX14-like isoform X3: MPSPRSRFPVELGSVRDPEAQVGQLHRLAVAGGPGWGLTRLLRRVVQVDGENSAGQTGLFLLALLGHSSAVQLLLTFGANPNHRCLDGSTPVHTGAFSGRRPVVLHLLWAGGDLRLRDQQGRTPRDWAEQGGARQSREVLELLELCRARVAALVHGGALASSVSLGQLQAGSVHHLCGSLWLPRLLRADGAPRQEQTRRPPQIPALGFGQLSSLWPLGLLTGIPLADPKELLPAQGEPDRTYESSSRTLMANLLWRGHPVTARQLKVPGTQPDVLLADLQHCSTLHHPNMLLLMALSPSVDLSGLCLLFEPVWLGSLHVVLHPRGPSQGGPRSVPGLPPGHLLLQVLEALLFLQARWRAHGGLSSHAVQLVRPGLAKVGSLEHGRPLHRCWPPPRPQQGYPRGGPGPGLPPPPELYPWLPLELICGDVPAATSDLYSFCILAQEVFTGELPWAGRKGPEVKAKLEAGESLALDPLVPAPYQALVQAGLGLGPADRWGSLQSTRYLLREAMAQDSTPEVSSRKHWPTRYLSSQGSPPGAQSLADQRRSLLQPAEDGPAGGGHSRAARWMPTRRQAQPRPHS; the protein is encoded by the exons TTGTCCAGGTCGATGGTGAGAACTCTGCTGGGCAGACGGGGCTCTTCCTTTTGGCGCTGCTGGGCCACAGCTCTGCCGTGCAGCTCCTGCTGACCTTCGGCGCCAACCCTAACCA CCGCTGCCTCGATGGCAGCACGCCTGTGCACACAGGTGCCTTCTCGGGCCGCCGCCCGGTGGTGCTGCACCTGTTGTGGGCAGGGGGTGACCTGCGTCTACGTGACCAGCAGGGTCGCACGCCTCGGGACTGGGCAGAGCAGGGTGGTGCCAGGCAGAGCCGGGAG GTGCTGGAGCTGCTAGAGCTATGCCGAGCCCGCGTAGCCGCACTGGTGCATGGCGGTGCGTTGGCATCCAGTGTGTCCCTGGGCCAGCTGCAGGCCGGCTCTGTACACCACCTGTGTGGCTCCCTGTGGTTGCCGCGGCTGCTGCGTGCGGACGG GGCACCGAGGCAGGAGCAGACCAGAAGACCCCCCCAAATCCCAGCCTTGGGGTTTGGCCAG ctgAGCAGCCTGTGGCCACTGGGGCTGCTGACGGGCATACCCCTCGCAGACCCCAAGGAGCTGCTGCCAGCCCAGGGCGAGCCCGACCGCACCTACGAGAGCAGCTCCCGCACCCTCATGGCCAA CCTCCTGTGGAGGGGCCACCCTGTGACAGCTCGGCAGCTGAAGGTACCGGGAACTCAGCCTGATGTGCTGTTGGCCGACCTTCAACACTGCag CACCCTGCACCACCCCAACATGTTGCTGCTGATGGCACTGAGCCCCTCGGTGGACCTGTCAGGACTGTGCCTCCTCTTCGAACCCGTGTGGCTGGGCTCCCTGCACGTGGTGCTGCACCCACGGGGACCCAGTCAGGGAGGGCCCCGCAGTGTGCCAGGCCTGCCGCCCGGCCACCTGCTGCTGCAGGTGCTGGAGGCCCTGCTGTTCCTGCAGGCCCGCTGGCGTGCTCATGGCGGCCTTAGCTCTCATGCCGTGCAGCTGGTACGGCCAGGCCTGGCCAAGGTGGGCAGCCTGGAGCACGGGCGCCCGCTGCACCGATGCTGGCCGCCGCCCAG GCCACAGCAGGGCTACCCCCGgggaggcccaggcccagggctaCCCCCGCCTCCTGAACTGTACCCATGGCTGCCACTTGAGCTCATCTGCGGTGACGTGCCTGCCGCCACCTCAGATCTCTACAGCTTCTGCATCCTGGCCCAGGAGGTCTTCACCG GAGAGCTGCCCTGGGCTGGGAGAAAGGGGCCTGAGGTGAAGGCTAAATTGGAGGCAGGTGAGAGCCTGGCCCTGGATCCCCTGGTACCAGCCCCCTACCAGGCCCTGGTTCAGGCTGGGCTGGGCCTAGGGCCCGCTGACCGCTGGGGCAGCCTGCAGAGTACTCGATACCTGCTGCGGGAGGCCATGGCCCAG gacTCCACTCCTGAGGTGAGCTCCCGGAAGCATTGGCCCACACGGTACCTTTCATCCCAGGGTTCCCCACCAG GTGCCCAGTCCCTAGCTGATCAAAGGAGATCTCTTCTCCAGCCTGCAGAA GATGGACCTGCTGGAGGAGGTCATAGCAGAGCTGCAAGGTGGATGCCAACTCGGAGACAAGCCCAGCCTCGACCCCACTCCTGA